One part of the Bradyrhizobium sp. CB1650 genome encodes these proteins:
- a CDS encoding phasin, producing the protein MIEPKLEVPAELRDLAEKTIDQAEKAFGMFFEAATKSMSTVPGAGTEVSKQALAFTEQNMKSAFEHARKLVHATDLQEAMQIQSEFLRSQFTSAGDHMRQMTGSFMQPGKGKS; encoded by the coding sequence ATGATCGAACCGAAGCTCGAAGTTCCGGCCGAATTGCGCGACCTAGCCGAGAAGACGATCGACCAGGCGGAAAAGGCATTCGGCATGTTTTTCGAAGCCGCCACCAAATCGATGTCGACGGTGCCGGGAGCGGGCACGGAGGTCTCGAAACAGGCGCTCGCGTTCACCGAGCAGAACATGAAGTCGGCGTTCGAGCATGCGCGCAAGCTCGTTCATGCCACCGACCTTCAGGAAGCCATGCAAATCCAGTCCGAATTCCTGCGCAGCCAATTCACCAGCGCCGGCGACCATATGCGCCAAATGACCGGCAGCTTCATGCAGCCGGGCAAAGGCAAGTCCTGA